A single Drosophila miranda strain MSH22 chromosome XR, D.miranda_PacBio2.1, whole genome shotgun sequence DNA region contains:
- the LOC108152201 gene encoding glutaminyl-peptide cyclotransferase-like protein — protein sequence MPVAKHYVVSICLALLLTGAHSFKEVLIVGRNGTMRYEPAQLTVEQMRSFAGLSDPEHLRQTVHRLAVRRVVGTPGHAAVRDFIIDSLRALGWHVNLDIFNGQLPILGSVTFHNIVARLSCKARRYLMLGCHYDSKYLGRSEYVGATDAAVSCALMLNMARVLQKQLRALRQAQIGLLFVFFDGTEAIGSWSDEDSLYGSRHLADLMYERSLLDSIDLFVLLDRVGAKDVSFFSHIPSTVGWFQRLVQLEQKLSKAGLLKAQRSYFQFIARDDPRDDHVPFLRHQVPVLHLTAEESSTQVWHKVTDVEARVDYGSTEQVALIVRLFVLEYLLSAPSSSGQLLPPCLAQLSTLAALSLSLPLPLRLS from the coding sequence ATGCCTGTAGCCAAGCACTATGTGGTCTCCATCTGCTTGGCGCTGCTTCTAACAGGCGCCCATTCCTTCAAGGAAGTTCTTATTGTGGGCCGCAACGGGACGATGCGGTACGAGCCCGCCCAACTAACCGTCGAACAAATGCGCTCCTTTGCGGGGCTCTCAGACCCGGAGCACTTGCGGCAGACAGTCCACAGGCTGGCAGTGAGGCGAGTCGTTGGTACTCCGGGACATGCCGCCGTGCGGGACTTCATCATCGACTCCCTTAGGGCGCTGGGATGGCACGTGAATCTGGACATTTTCAACGGACAATTGCCGATCCTGGGTTCCGTGACGTTCCACAATATCGTGGCCAGGCTGAGCTGCAAGGCCAGGCGGTACCTGATGCTGGGCTGCCACTACGACAGCAAGTACTTGGGTCGATCAGAGTACGTGGGTGCCACGGATGCGGCAGTTTCCTGTGCCCTGATGCTCAACATGGCCCGAGTGCTGCAGAAGCAGCTGCGGGCCTTGCGGCAGGCCCAGATCGGCCTCCTGTTTGTGTTCTTTGACGGAACGGAGGCCATCGGGAGTTGGTCCGACGAGGACTCGCTTTACGGCTCCCGTCACCTGGCGGACCTCATGTACGAGAGGAGCCTGCTGGATAGCATAGACCTTTTCGTACTGCTCGACCGCGTTGGGGCCAAGGACGTTTCCTTCTTCAGCCACATTCCCAGCACGGTCGGATGGTTCCAGCGTTTGGTTCAACTGGAGCAGAAGCTCTCCAAAGCCGGACTGCTAAAAGCGCAGCGATCGTACTTCCAATTCATCGCCAGGGACGATCCACGCGACGATCATGTGCCATTCCTCAGGCACCAGGTGCCCGTTCTCCACCTGACAGCGGAGGAGTCCTCCACCCAGGTGTGGCACAAGGTCACCGATGTCGAGGCCAGAGTGGACTACGGCAGCACGGAGCAAGTGGCTCTGATTGTACGCCTGTTTGTCCTCGAATATCTGCTCTCGGCTCCGTCATCCTCCGGCCAGCTGCTCCCCCCCTGCCTGGCCCAACTCTCGACTCTCGctgctctgtctctgtctctgccgctgcctctgcgTCTGTCCTGA
- the LOC108165336 gene encoding CAAX prenyl protease 1 homolog, whose amino-acid sequence MGSLYQDPMAAVPMIVMDDTIGLRMVPDEMRLTDPVFLRHVLCGSIVLHNLFHVVLCYRQLRTCNHHQEPPRQMRAVMSPASFQEAKNTEMHAVDLQLMSYVFDAIFSCIELYFGVFHTLWDRTMALYGNVGELVWRNLAYMALFSTYMVLRLLPLVFYEKLMLDNRYNVDPETAPPLVGVVCALAFVIVFVQVLLIPFTAIFLYIEIHGGYYFVLWIWGFLFAVSVLALVFFSLFGLPCLGKSSTLPEGSLRSALLEVLEDYKFPAHRVSLMHTFHIAKATAYVWGYCCCKRLVILDNLILNRAMPLAELLPEEVDLGLSDSQVAAFVAHQLSHWRHYHMLKGFILVHVSLIIYMVLFGTCYHVHALYEAAGFPHNSYPIIVGYWLVYKYVMPPYLTISNWIVFYFIRHSEYRADNEAWRMGYGHSLREALLKLFADHSVFPFDDHWYLMWYRTRPSCLQRIRNLQRLDLGTRLSMIELI is encoded by the coding sequence ATGGGTTCCCTGTACCAGGACCCGATGGCCGCTGTGCCAATGATTGTGATGGACGATACAATTGGCCTGAGAATGGTGCCGGACGAAATGCGCCTGACCGATCCGGTGTTCCTGCGACACGTGCTCTGTGGTTCCATTGTGTTGCACAATCTGTTCCATGTGGTTCTGTGCTACCGGCAGCTGCGCACGTGCAACCACCACCAGGAGCCGCCGCGCCAGATGAGAGCCGTGATGTCGCCAGCGTCCTTTCAGGAGGCCAAGAACACGGAAATGCACGCCGTGGATCTTCAGTTAATGAGCTACGTGTTCGATGCGATCTTCAGCTGCATTGAGCTCTACTTTGGGGTCTTCCATACCCTGTGGGACCGGACCATGGCCCTGTACGGGAATGTGGGCGAGCTGGTGTGGCGCAATCTGGCCTACATGGCTCTCTTTTCCACCTACATGGTGCTGCGCTTGCTGCCGCTGGTCTTCTACGAGAAGCTGATGCTGGACAACCGCTACAATGTGGACCCGGAGACGGCCCCCCCCTTGGTGGGTGTCGTGTGCGCCCTGGCGTTTGTCATAGTGTTCGTGCAGGTGCTGCTGATCCCGTTCACCGCCATCTTCCTGTACATCGAGATCCATGGCGGCTATTACTTTGTCCTGTGGATCTGGGGCTTCCTCTTTGCAGTGTCGGTGCTGGCGCTAGTCTTCTTCAGCCTGTTTGGACTACCCTGCCTGGGCAAGAGCTCCACGCTGCCCGAGGGCTCCCTGAGAAGTGCACTCCTCGAGGTCCTGGAGGACTACAAGTTCCCGGCGCACCGCGTTTCCCTCATGCACACCTTTCACATCGCCAAAGCGACCGCCTATGTGTGgggctactgctgctgcaagCGCCTCGTGATCCTCGACAATCTCATACTCAATCGGGCCATGCCACTGGCCGAGCTGCTGCCCGAGGAGGTCGACTTGGGGCTGAGCGATAGCCAGGTGGCCGCCTTTGTGGCCCACCAGCTCTCCCACTGGCGCCACTACCACATGCTCAAGGGCTTCATCCTGGTCCACGTCAGCCTGATCATCTACATGGTGCTCTTCGGTACCTGCTACCACGTGCACGCCCTGTACGAGGCCGCCGGCTTTCCGCACAACTCCTACCCGATTATCGTCGGCTACTGGCTGGTCTACAAGTACGTGATGCCCCCCTACCTGACCATCTCGAATTGGATCGTCTTCTATTTCATACGCCACTCCGAGTACCGGGCGGACAACGAGGCCTGGCGGATGGGATACGGCCACTCGCTGCGGGAGGCTCTCCTCAAGCTGTTCGCCGACCACTCCGTCTTCCCCTTCGACGACCACTGGTACCTGATGTGGTACCGCACTCGGCCCTCCTGTCTGCAGCGTATACGGAATCTGCAGCGACTCGATCTGGGCACCAGGCTCAGCATGATTGAGCTGATCTGA